The genomic window ACATCAGTTGCGCCGTCATGTACTACCGCGAGCCCCGGGAGGTCCTCATCCTCACCGGCGCCCCGGTCTCCCGGGACCGGGATCCGGAGATGGCCGAGATCGCCCAGGCCTTCACCGGCCGCAAGGTCATCTGCGGCGGCACCACCTCGGCCATCCTGGGCCGGGAGCTGGGCCGGACCCTCAGCATGGACCTGCGCAACCTCGACCCCGACGTGCCGCCCATCTCGCGCATGGACGGCTTCGACCTGGTCACCGAGGGCGCCATCACCCTGGCCCGCATGGTGCGCCTCCTGGAGGACGAGGAGTCCCCCGACCTCCTCAAACCCAACGCCGCGACCCAGTTGGCCGGCATCCTCCTGGACAGCGACATCATCCACATCGTCGCCGGCACCAAGATCAACGAGGCCCTCCAGGATCCCAGCCTTCCCGAGGACCTGGACATCCGCAGGAACATCCTCCGGGGGCTAAAGAAGGTGCTGACCGAGAAGTTCCTCAAGGAAGTGCGGATCCGGTTCATCTGAATTTATCCTTGTCAGAAGGAGAATCTTGGCCTAAATTCCCCTTCTGAAAAGGAGAATTTCGGTCATGGTTGATGCCCGCCTCAAGGACGTCCTGCTCGAGAAGCTGGCCGATTCCCTGGCTTCCCCGATCCCGGAGGGAACGCCCCGCGAGGTCCACGGCCTGAAGGCGTTTGCCGGAAAAGCTACGGTGGTGGTGGGCATGCGCCGGTCCGGCAAGACCACCCTCATCCACCAGATGAGGCTGGAACGACTGGCGAGGGGGGTTGGACGCGACCGCCTTCCCTACGTGAACTTCGAGGATGAGCGCCTGGCTGGGCTGGAGGGTGCCCAGCTGGGCTTCCTCGTGGAGGAATATGGCCGCCGGGTTCCCGGGGCCCGGCCCGGGGAACCGGTCACCTGGAGCTTCGACGAGATCCAGGTGGTCCCCGGCTGGGAACGGTTCGTGCGCCGCCTCCTGGATGGCGGGGAGGCAGAGGTCCTCCTCACGGGGTCCTCGGCGGCCCTGCTGTCGCACGAGATCGCTACGGCCCTCAGGGGGCGGGCCTGGGAGGTCCCGCTCTACCCGTTCAGCTTCCCGGAGGCGCTCCGTCACCAGGGCCGGGCCGTTCCGGAAAGGCCAGGCTTCGCCACCGCCGCTGGGCGCGTGGAAATGGAGAAGGCCTTCCTTGCCTGGCTCACGGTGGGCGGCTTCCCTGAAGTCCAGGGGCTGGACCCCGCCGCACGGGGCCAGCTGCTGAAGGACTACGTGGACGTGGCCATGCTGAGGGATGTCATGGAGCGCCACGGGGTCACCAACCTGACCGGCCTGAGGTGGCTGGTGCGCCATCTCCTGGGAAATGCGGGAGGCCTTTTCAGCGTCGAGAAGTTCCATGGAGCCCTGAAGAGCCAGGGCGTGGCCATCGCGCGTGACACCGTCCACGACCTGCTGGCCCACCTCGAGGACTGTTTCCTGGTGCGCACGGTCTGGATGGAATCGAACTCGGAGCGCCAGCGCATGGTGAATCCGCGCAAGGCCTACCCGGCGGACCCCGGCCTGATCCCGATCTACGACCGCAGCGGCCGGAGCAACCTTGGACATGCCCTGGAAGCGGCTGTGCTCATCGAACTGCAGCGGCGGCGGGCCGAGGTG from Geothrix sp. 21YS21S-2 includes these protein-coding regions:
- a CDS encoding ATP-binding protein; translation: MVDARLKDVLLEKLADSLASPIPEGTPREVHGLKAFAGKATVVVGMRRSGKTTLIHQMRLERLARGVGRDRLPYVNFEDERLAGLEGAQLGFLVEEYGRRVPGARPGEPVTWSFDEIQVVPGWERFVRRLLDGGEAEVLLTGSSAALLSHEIATALRGRAWEVPLYPFSFPEALRHQGRAVPERPGFATAAGRVEMEKAFLAWLTVGGFPEVQGLDPAARGQLLKDYVDVAMLRDVMERHGVTNLTGLRWLVRHLLGNAGGLFSVEKFHGALKSQGVAIARDTVHDLLAHLEDCFLVRTVWMESNSERQRMVNPRKAYPADPGLIPIYDRSGRSNLGHALEAAVLIELQRRRAEVTYVRTPEDHEVDFLARTPEGGMELVQVCADASDPAVADRELRALAEAAIRFPGAGQRLLTLTRDGAPSAVPPGIAVQPAYEWMLSRNAP